Within the uncultured Draconibacterium sp. genome, the region GTTGGGGAACGGACGAATATCAACTCCGCCGCTCATGCTTCCTGCTGCGCCATAAACATCCTGGTTTCTGAAAGCAAGGTACAACGCACCGTGTCCGCCCATACTTAATCCGGTAATGGCACGTCCTTCGCGTGATGCAATTGTGCTAAAAGAGTCGTCGACCCAGTTAACTAATTCATGTGCTACGTAGGTTTCGTATTTTATGCTGTTGTCAATCGGGCTATCGAAATACCAGCTCGAAAAAGCGCCGTCGGGGCAAACGATAATAAACTGATACAGATCTGCATAGTCTTTAATTTCAGGCACTTTAGTTATCCAGGCGTTTTGATTGTCGCTATAACCGTGTAGCAGGTAAAGAACCGGATACGAGTTGTTTTCAGAATAACCTTCCGGAATAATTACAACTGTTTCTATGTCTTTATCCATCGATTGACTATGCGTTGATAGGTGTTGAACCTTGGCCGCTTTACTTTGTAGCACTGCACCGGTAACCACGAATAGTGCAATGATTACCTTAAGAAAAAGTGTTCTTTTCATACTATTATTCATATTTTTTTGAGCGTTTAAAATTAGCGACAAAAAATTTATGTTAGGCATAATTCATGATTTAATACCAATATTGTTATGTAATGCCGCATAAATTTATTATCTTCGATCATGGGAAAGAAAGCCTATTTGGAGATAAAAGAATCGGTAGCTGAGCTACAAAAACTGTTGGTAAAACAAAAATCATTTCAGGCAGGAAAACGGCTCAGGAGTTTAATTGAAATAAAATCCGGCAGGTTTAGTACCCGTCAAGAACTTGCAGACTATTTATGTGTGCACAAAAGGACTCTTGAAAGATGGATCAATAGTTACAAATCCGGAGGTATTTCAGAGTTGCTATCCGACAAGCCAAAAGTCAAACGATCAAAAATTATTACGCCTGCAATTCATCAAGGTCTTGAGCAAAGAGTCAATGACCCGCATAATCCGTTCCAGGGGTATTGGGATGCCCAGAACTGGGTATATCAGGAATATGGGGTAGAAATAAAATATCAACGTATCCGGGAATACCTGATAAAACATTTCAAAACCAAGGTAAAAAGCCCACGGAAATCACATATTAAGAAAGACAAACAGGCCGAAGAAGCCTTTTTAAAAACTACCAAACACATTCCACGCACTTAGAAAGAGTCTGGATAAAAATAACTACAACAGTGTTAACTTGTATTTTCAAGATGAAAGCCGCTTTGGGCTGATGAGCCATATTGGAAAATGTGTGACAGCCCGTGGGGTGAGGCCGGTTATTAGCTACCAGCACAAATTTGCATCTACCTATTTGTATGGCAGTTATTCTCCTGTTAATGGTGATTCGTTTGTTTGG harbors:
- a CDS encoding winged helix-turn-helix domain-containing protein, whose product is MGKKAYLEIKESVAELQKLLVKQKSFQAGKRLRSLIEIKSGRFSTRQELADYLCVHKRTLERWINSYKSGGISELLSDKPKVKRSKIITPAIHQGLEQRVNDPHNPFQGYWDAQNWVYQEYGVEIKYQRIREYLIKHFKTKVKSPRKSHIKKDKQAEEAFLKTTKHIPRT
- a CDS encoding alpha/beta hydrolase family protein, which gives rise to MKRTLFLKVIIALFVVTGAVLQSKAAKVQHLSTHSQSMDKDIETVVIIPEGYSENNSYPVLYLLHGYSDNQNAWITKVPEIKDYADLYQFIIVCPDGAFSSWYFDSPIDNSIKYETYVAHELVNWVDDSFSTIASREGRAITGLSMGGHGALYLAFRNQDVYGAAGSMSGGVDIRPFPNNWDISKRLGNYAENKENWEENTVINLVYKLTPGSLQITIDCGVSDFFYGVNCSLHEKLLERNIPHDFTTRPGGHTWEYWQNSIAFQSVFFHHFFEKAKGE